The Geoglobus acetivorans genome window below encodes:
- a CDS encoding Glu/Leu/Phe/Val dehydrogenase dimerization domain-containing protein, whose translation MNPYEMACYQLERAGEIAGIEEDIVEYLKYPDRAVEVKIPVKMDDGSLRVFTGYRVQHCGVRGPYKGGIRYHPSVTLDEVKALAMWMTWKCALVNIPFGGGKGGVRVDPKKLSTRELERLTRRYTTALIPFVGPERDIPAPDVYTNEQVMAWIMDTYSNFKGYAVPGIVTGKPVDLGGSFGRTSATGRGVAIITRESAKAIGLELEGASVAIQGFGNVGYWAAKTLHEMGAKIVAVSDSRGGIFDEKGLDPDRVLEHKKKTGSVVGCTDTFLTNEELLELEVDILIPAAVENVINEENVKNVKARMIVEGANGPVSPKAEEHLDNRCELIVPDILANAGGVVVSYFEWVQDLERYFWDLEKVNHELEKILVKAFNELLSIKREYSDIIWRDAAMIAALRRVVDAIKIRGIFP comes from the coding sequence ATGAATCCGTATGAAATGGCCTGTTATCAGCTTGAAAGGGCCGGGGAAATTGCTGGAATTGAGGAAGATATTGTGGAGTATCTGAAGTATCCGGACAGGGCTGTGGAGGTAAAAATTCCGGTGAAAATGGACGATGGCTCGCTCAGGGTGTTCACGGGATACAGGGTGCAGCACTGCGGAGTCAGGGGACCGTACAAGGGTGGGATAAGGTATCACCCGTCGGTTACTCTGGACGAGGTGAAGGCTCTGGCAATGTGGATGACCTGGAAGTGCGCCCTCGTAAACATACCGTTCGGTGGTGGGAAGGGCGGAGTCAGAGTGGATCCGAAAAAACTGAGCACCCGGGAGCTTGAGAGACTGACAAGGAGATACACAACAGCCCTGATTCCGTTTGTGGGTCCTGAAAGGGACATTCCTGCTCCAGACGTTTACACGAACGAGCAGGTCATGGCCTGGATAATGGACACCTACAGCAACTTCAAGGGGTATGCTGTCCCCGGAATTGTAACCGGAAAGCCGGTTGACCTCGGAGGATCGTTTGGGAGAACCTCCGCAACGGGGAGGGGTGTTGCAATAATCACACGAGAGTCTGCGAAGGCCATCGGGCTTGAGCTTGAAGGTGCGAGTGTTGCCATCCAGGGATTTGGGAATGTGGGTTACTGGGCCGCAAAAACCCTGCATGAGATGGGTGCGAAAATTGTTGCGGTATCTGACAGCAGAGGTGGGATCTTTGACGAGAAAGGCCTCGATCCGGACAGGGTGCTTGAACACAAGAAGAAAACCGGCAGTGTAGTGGGCTGTACAGACACGTTCCTCACGAATGAGGAGCTTCTCGAACTGGAGGTGGACATTCTAATTCCTGCTGCGGTTGAGAACGTCATAAATGAGGAAAATGTGAAGAATGTTAAAGCCAGAATGATTGTTGAGGGCGCAAACGGTCCCGTCTCGCCAAAGGCTGAGGAACATCTGGACAACAGGTGTGAGCTTATTGTTCCTGACATTCTTGCAAATGCGGGTGGTGTTGTCGTCAGCTACTTCGAATGGGTGCAGGACCTCGAAAGGTACTTCTGGGACTTGGAGAAGGTCAATCACGAGCTTGAAAAGATTCTTGTAAAGGCCTTCAACGAACTGCTTTCAATCAAGAGGGAATACAGCGACATAATCTGGAGAGATGCCGCGATGATCGCTGCTCTGAGAAGGGTCGTGGATGCAATAAAGATCAGGGGAATATTTCCCTGA
- a CDS encoding DUF357 domain-containing protein, producing the protein MSLEEDLKKETLKWLEKIENIDFEGDSRFVENIRAYISDSKYFLEINDLVRAFECVVWAWAWLEIGKEYGFVRWLDESV; encoded by the coding sequence ATGAGCCTGGAGGAAGATTTGAAAAAGGAAACGCTCAAATGGCTGGAGAAAATCGAGAACATTGATTTTGAAGGTGATAGTCGCTTTGTGGAGAACATCAGAGCGTACATTTCCGATTCAAAGTACTTTCTGGAGATAAATGACCTTGTGAGGGCTTTTGAATGTGTTGTGTGGGCATGGGCATGGCTTGAAATTGGAAAGGAATACGGGTTTGTGAGGTGGTTGGATGAATCCGTATGA
- a CDS encoding NfeD family protein — MKKCLYFLLALSLLTHISSAQILEVRIDGTINEGTYLTLQSAFTKAEEENFDAILILINTPGGLVSSTEKIVSLILNSDIPVLAYVPPGAFCASAGSLIAVSVNVLGMSNGTSIGAATPISVGVTDQKVEQKTVNYLAKYAKSIAEKRDRNETAIEKFVTEAYTASAKEAYDYGIIDILADSRDEFLEMADGKVVMTASGEKMLKLADEEIVVFEKPANARIYEVLSSPELASILLIIGIYALVFGLTSPGMGAEIVGVVSLILALFGLGVININYLGALLIMLGIVLFIAEMVTPTYGILGAASVICIVLGILTLYEEPLMPKDFYRGFYLLAGGMALGLGGVVTYMMVKIVQLKDQRKKVGAEALIGEKGEVLSFSNGKGVARIHGELWNIESDDVLERGDAVEVVGREGLKLRVKKA; from the coding sequence ATGAAGAAGTGCCTTTACTTCCTTCTGGCATTATCACTTCTCACTCACATTTCCAGCGCCCAGATTCTGGAGGTCAGGATTGATGGTACGATTAATGAAGGCACATACCTCACCCTTCAGTCTGCCTTCACCAAGGCTGAGGAGGAAAATTTCGATGCCATACTTATTTTAATCAACACTCCGGGAGGTCTGGTTTCTTCAACTGAGAAGATAGTGTCTCTGATCCTGAACTCTGATATTCCAGTTCTTGCCTATGTCCCTCCAGGAGCTTTCTGCGCATCTGCCGGCTCGCTAATCGCTGTTTCGGTAAACGTTCTCGGAATGTCCAACGGGACTTCCATTGGTGCGGCAACGCCCATATCTGTTGGAGTTACAGATCAGAAGGTTGAGCAGAAAACTGTGAACTACCTGGCCAAATATGCGAAGTCCATAGCTGAGAAAAGGGACAGAAACGAGACAGCAATTGAAAAGTTTGTTACGGAAGCATACACCGCATCGGCAAAAGAGGCTTACGATTACGGCATAATTGACATTCTCGCCGACAGCAGGGATGAGTTCCTTGAGATGGCAGATGGCAAGGTGGTTATGACTGCCAGTGGCGAAAAGATGCTGAAACTTGCGGATGAGGAAATTGTTGTGTTTGAAAAACCTGCTAATGCGAGAATTTATGAAGTACTGTCGTCTCCAGAGCTAGCATCAATCCTGCTGATCATAGGCATCTACGCTCTCGTCTTCGGGCTCACATCCCCTGGAATGGGGGCAGAAATTGTGGGAGTGGTTTCCCTCATACTTGCTCTTTTTGGTCTCGGTGTCATAAACATCAATTACCTCGGAGCACTTCTCATCATGCTGGGGATAGTGCTTTTCATCGCTGAAATGGTTACGCCAACCTACGGAATTCTCGGTGCCGCCTCAGTAATCTGCATTGTTCTGGGAATTCTGACTCTGTATGAGGAGCCATTGATGCCCAAAGACTTTTACAGGGGTTTTTACCTGCTTGCGGGTGGAATGGCCCTCGGTCTCGGTGGAGTTGTTACCTATATGATGGTTAAAATAGTCCAGCTGAAAGACCAGAGAAAGAAGGTTGGTGCTGAGGCTCTAATTGGCGAAAAGGGAGAGGTTCTCAGCTTTTCGAATGGTAAAGGTGTAGCGAGAATTCATGGCGAGCTGTGGAACATAGAGAGCGATGATGTGCTTGAGAGAGGTGATGCTGTCGAGGTTGTTGGAAGGGAGGGTCTGAAACTGAGGGTGAAAAAAGCATGA
- the leuS gene encoding leucine--tRNA ligase, whose amino-acid sequence MDFHGIEEKWQRAWEEGRAFQPEMSDRKKFFITIPYPYLNGNLHAGHTRTFTIGDAVARYKRMLGYNVLFPMGFHVTGTPIIGLAELIAKRDERTVEVYTKYHDVPFEELVQLTTPEKIVEYFSREAEKALKIIGYSIDWRRKFTTMDETYQKFIEWQYWKLKEKGLIVKGSHPVRYCPNDDNPVEDHDLLAGEDATIVEFTVIKFRIDDLVLPAATLRPETVFGVTNLWLKPSTYAVVEVNGEKWVVSREAYEKLRFTDKNIRFLEDLEASRLFGKYAVNPVTGTEVPVLPAGFVDPDNATGVVMSVPAHAPFDYVALKDLEKSDLLEKYGISKDILKDIRPIVLIEIEGEDFEIPAKDVVEELGVESQNDVELLEKATKMVYKKEFHKGVMLENTGRYAGLRVSIAKDRVHEDLVNSGNGDVFFEFSEKPVICRCGTKCVVKVVRDQWFLNYSNPEWKEKVLEWLEEMAIIPDYYKEEFRNKIEWLKDKACARRKGLGTRIPWDREWLIESLSDSTVYMAYYIIARYINDGSLRAENLIPEFFDYVFLGKGDVGEVAEKTGLDADFLEKLRVEFNYWYPVDLRSSGKDLVANHLLFFLFHHIALFPKDYWPRAIAVNGFVSLEGKKMSKSKGPLLTLKRAVKEFGADVTRLYILHASEYESDADWKRKEVENVSTHLRRFYSLAEKYYLKEPGEITGLDRWLVSKFQKIIRETREAMDALQTRRAINTAFFEAMNVVRWYLRRGGENLTIIFDDWLKLLTPFIPHLCEEIWHWKHDTFISLESYPEYDETRVDEEAEIAEEYLKSLIDDINEVKKFIENPERVYIVFAEEWKRKAVEAAQNAGSLKDAMKELMKDDRLRTMAREVQAFLKRIFREGFELANLDEERIVKGAKDFIERETGLAVEFDISKVPEQKRKVSMPGKPAIYIE is encoded by the coding sequence ATGGACTTTCACGGGATTGAAGAGAAATGGCAGAGAGCGTGGGAAGAAGGAAGGGCCTTTCAGCCCGAAATGTCGGACAGGAAAAAGTTCTTCATAACCATTCCGTATCCTTACCTCAACGGAAATTTGCATGCCGGACATACGAGAACGTTCACCATAGGTGACGCCGTTGCAAGATACAAAAGGATGCTGGGATATAACGTCCTCTTTCCAATGGGGTTTCATGTAACCGGCACACCGATAATCGGTCTGGCGGAACTTATAGCGAAAAGGGACGAGAGAACGGTTGAAGTTTACACCAAGTATCATGACGTTCCTTTCGAGGAACTGGTTCAGCTAACCACTCCCGAAAAAATCGTTGAATATTTCTCAAGAGAGGCAGAGAAGGCGCTGAAGATCATTGGCTATTCAATTGATTGGAGGAGAAAGTTCACAACAATGGATGAAACTTATCAGAAATTCATAGAGTGGCAGTACTGGAAGCTGAAGGAGAAGGGGCTTATTGTGAAGGGATCTCACCCGGTCAGGTACTGCCCCAACGACGACAATCCGGTTGAGGACCATGACCTCCTGGCAGGAGAGGATGCAACCATCGTTGAGTTCACGGTAATAAAGTTCAGAATTGATGACCTCGTTCTGCCGGCTGCGACTCTCAGGCCTGAGACGGTGTTTGGCGTTACAAACCTGTGGCTAAAGCCATCCACATACGCTGTGGTGGAGGTTAACGGCGAAAAGTGGGTTGTGAGCAGGGAGGCTTATGAGAAACTCAGGTTCACTGACAAGAACATCCGATTTCTGGAGGACCTTGAAGCTTCCCGGCTCTTTGGGAAATATGCCGTAAATCCTGTTACCGGTACCGAGGTTCCGGTGCTTCCTGCCGGGTTTGTTGATCCGGACAACGCCACCGGAGTTGTTATGAGTGTCCCCGCTCACGCCCCATTTGACTACGTTGCGCTGAAGGACCTCGAAAAAAGCGATCTTCTCGAAAAATACGGAATTTCAAAGGACATCCTGAAAGACATCAGACCAATCGTGCTAATAGAAATAGAGGGTGAGGACTTCGAGATTCCCGCAAAGGATGTTGTTGAAGAGCTTGGCGTTGAAAGCCAGAATGATGTGGAACTTCTGGAAAAAGCAACGAAGATGGTTTACAAGAAAGAATTCCACAAGGGTGTGATGCTCGAAAACACCGGCAGGTATGCCGGGCTCAGAGTCTCCATCGCCAAGGACAGGGTTCACGAAGACCTCGTAAACTCTGGCAACGGAGATGTCTTCTTTGAGTTCAGCGAAAAACCTGTCATCTGCAGATGTGGAACCAAGTGTGTGGTTAAGGTTGTGAGGGACCAGTGGTTCCTGAACTATTCCAACCCGGAGTGGAAGGAGAAGGTTCTTGAATGGCTCGAAGAAATGGCCATAATCCCGGATTACTACAAAGAGGAATTCAGAAATAAAATTGAGTGGCTTAAGGACAAGGCCTGTGCGAGAAGAAAAGGTCTCGGAACGAGGATTCCGTGGGACAGGGAATGGCTCATCGAAAGCCTTTCGGATTCGACAGTATACATGGCGTATTACATCATAGCCAGGTACATTAATGACGGATCTCTAAGAGCTGAAAACCTCATTCCTGAATTTTTCGACTATGTTTTCCTCGGAAAAGGGGATGTTGGAGAAGTGGCCGAAAAAACCGGTCTCGATGCTGACTTCCTTGAAAAGCTGAGGGTCGAATTCAATTATTGGTATCCTGTAGACCTCAGAAGCAGTGGCAAGGACCTTGTGGCCAACCATCTGCTCTTCTTCCTCTTCCACCACATAGCGCTCTTTCCGAAAGATTACTGGCCACGGGCAATAGCCGTGAATGGATTTGTCAGCCTCGAAGGCAAAAAAATGAGCAAGAGTAAAGGCCCCCTGCTGACCCTGAAGAGGGCCGTTAAGGAATTTGGCGCGGATGTTACGAGACTCTACATCCTCCACGCTTCAGAGTATGAGAGTGATGCGGACTGGAAGAGGAAGGAAGTTGAGAACGTCTCAACCCATCTGAGACGGTTTTACAGCCTGGCTGAGAAATACTACCTCAAAGAGCCGGGTGAAATTACCGGGCTTGATAGGTGGCTCGTCAGCAAGTTCCAGAAGATAATCAGAGAGACAAGAGAGGCAATGGATGCTCTGCAAACGAGGAGAGCCATAAACACTGCTTTCTTCGAGGCTATGAACGTTGTCAGATGGTACCTTAGAAGGGGTGGGGAAAATCTGACCATAATCTTTGACGACTGGCTAAAGCTGCTCACACCCTTCATACCGCACCTCTGTGAGGAGATATGGCACTGGAAGCACGATACATTCATTTCTCTTGAGAGCTACCCTGAATATGACGAAACAAGAGTTGATGAAGAGGCTGAAATTGCTGAAGAGTACCTGAAATCACTCATTGACGACATCAACGAGGTTAAGAAGTTCATCGAAAATCCAGAAAGGGTTTACATCGTTTTTGCCGAAGAATGGAAAAGGAAAGCTGTTGAGGCCGCACAGAACGCAGGAAGCTTGAAAGATGCGATGAAGGAGCTGATGAAAGACGACAGGCTCAGGACGATGGCAAGGGAAGTTCAGGCCTTCTTGAAGAGAATATTCAGGGAGGGTTTTGAGCTTGCGAACCTCGATGAGGAAAGGATCGTGAAGGGTGCGAAGGACTTCATCGAACGTGAAACAGGTCTTGCTGTGGAGTTCGACATTTCGAAGGTCCCCGAGCAGAAGAGGAAAGTTTCGATGCCGGGCAAGCCGGCCATTTATATCGAATAA
- a CDS encoding CDP-alcohol phosphatidyltransferase family protein — protein MKRHLDFADYFSFSNVVAGFLAIIFNDMRFIFIAALMDGFDGYFARKGYSGKYGKFVDSLADFVSFGVATAFFIPYYSLPYLLAGMYRLARFTAEDTEDFMGFPITSSSLAVITSAILFGEFAAGFFSIILSFFMISNITYKKIRNTALLSITAIILILSVFYTPAVYALFVLNVLYLISPPFHDKMGKYF, from the coding sequence ATGAAGCGACATCTCGACTTTGCAGATTACTTCTCCTTTTCGAACGTCGTTGCGGGCTTTCTTGCGATAATCTTCAATGACATGCGTTTCATATTCATCGCGGCACTGATGGACGGTTTTGATGGGTACTTTGCGAGAAAAGGTTATTCAGGTAAATACGGCAAGTTCGTCGATTCGCTGGCCGATTTCGTATCGTTTGGAGTTGCAACGGCGTTTTTCATACCGTATTACTCGCTGCCGTATCTGCTTGCGGGAATGTACAGGCTCGCAAGGTTCACGGCCGAGGACACAGAGGACTTCATGGGGTTTCCCATAACCTCATCCTCTCTGGCGGTAATAACCTCCGCAATCCTTTTTGGAGAATTTGCTGCGGGGTTTTTCAGCATCATCCTTTCGTTTTTCATGATAAGCAACATAACCTATAAGAAAATAAGGAATACTGCCCTGCTGTCGATAACAGCCATAATCCTGATCCTGTCTGTCTTCTACACCCCCGCAGTGTATGCTCTCTTCGTTTTGAATGTTCTTTATTTGATCTCACCGCCTTTCCATGATAAAATGGGTAAATATTTTTAA
- a CDS encoding phosphatidylserine decarboxylase: MEPAGKRVVAALLLITPLCYLLNPYLAAAPLFFIAFTLFFFREPGREIQEGVVSPADGRVVHVDGRRIEIFMSLFDSHVNLSPWDGVVKKIEYRPGRFKPAFLKASENERNRIVISSDEGVFAVEQIAGVFARRILCYVGEGDTIEKGQKLGMIVFGSRVALEIPEGFRFVVRKGQKIKAGQTVAVME; encoded by the coding sequence ATGGAGCCGGCAGGAAAGAGAGTAGTTGCAGCACTGCTTCTGATAACCCCTCTGTGTTATCTGCTGAACCCCTACCTTGCTGCAGCACCACTTTTTTTCATAGCCTTCACGCTCTTCTTTTTCAGAGAGCCGGGCAGAGAGATTCAGGAAGGTGTGGTTTCACCGGCAGATGGAAGGGTTGTGCACGTTGACGGCAGGAGAATTGAGATTTTTATGAGCCTGTTCGACAGCCACGTCAACCTCTCCCCATGGGATGGAGTTGTGAAAAAAATCGAATACAGGCCTGGGAGGTTTAAGCCCGCTTTTTTAAAAGCTTCAGAGAATGAAAGGAACCGGATAGTGATTTCAAGTGATGAGGGTGTATTTGCAGTGGAACAGATAGCCGGTGTGTTTGCGAGAAGGATTTTATGCTATGTTGGTGAAGGGGATACCATTGAAAAGGGCCAGAAGCTTGGCATGATCGTATTTGGTTCAAGGGTGGCTCTGGAGATTCCCGAAGGCTTCCGGTTTGTGGTGCGAAAGGGACAGAAGATAAAGGCGGGTCAGACTGTGGCGGTGATGGAATGA
- the artA gene encoding archaeosortase A, which translates to MFEFLSLAFMAIFIFTRNRLSGFLGWHFFGLSWLFKVPHYLEISDYFNTGVMVLAFLTFTFLGLTIFRTDRLEVFISATSVALISSFVYFSFSLTPLKAILIEHTRDTTVWLARNLGFEFTPFGYNLIEYMGKYVEIILACTGIESMALFAGIAISTSAELKRRFYAFMASVPVIYVLNLLRNVFIVAAFGGEWFGPESFYIAHHVISKVLATIALIVISLTVFRFLPEFADMIFNLKDEVVRAWSRQERE; encoded by the coding sequence ATGTTTGAATTCCTGTCGCTGGCATTCATGGCAATATTCATTTTTACGAGAAACAGGCTATCGGGTTTTCTCGGTTGGCACTTCTTCGGGCTTTCCTGGCTCTTTAAAGTCCCTCATTACCTCGAGATCTCAGATTACTTCAACACCGGCGTCATGGTTCTTGCATTTCTGACATTCACGTTTCTCGGTCTGACGATTTTCAGAACCGATCGGCTTGAAGTCTTCATTTCAGCAACGTCTGTGGCGCTGATATCGTCATTTGTTTACTTTTCGTTCTCTCTGACACCCCTCAAAGCGATCCTGATAGAGCATACCAGGGATACGACCGTGTGGCTTGCCCGGAATCTGGGATTTGAATTCACACCGTTTGGCTACAACCTCATAGAGTACATGGGCAAATATGTTGAGATAATCCTGGCGTGCACGGGCATTGAAAGCATGGCGCTTTTTGCAGGCATTGCAATATCCACCAGTGCTGAACTGAAAAGAAGGTTTTACGCCTTCATGGCTTCAGTTCCTGTAATCTACGTTCTCAATCTTCTCAGAAACGTCTTCATAGTTGCAGCATTTGGCGGGGAATGGTTTGGGCCGGAGAGTTTCTACATTGCACACCACGTAATATCCAAGGTTCTTGCAACAATAGCTTTAATTGTTATCTCGCTAACAGTATTCAGATTCCTACCTGAATTTGCAGACATGATCTTCAATCTCAAGGACGAGGTCGTGAGAGCATGGAGCCGGCAGGAAAGAGAGTAG
- a CDS encoding PHP domain-containing protein, with translation MDLHIHSMYSDGAASIDEIARKAKERNLKIIAIVDHSVEHPKGLNERKARKRKIEIEQAESKYGIRILDGVECGILEDGKIILPKHDFELVIASVHSIVPQKEMYRRLKRAIEEYDFHILGHLHAGIFSLDGRAEEYDLEILDLLEETGKALELNTHHSAPPEETLKLCLSRKITYSFGSDAHTVSRVGDLDHAKRMAKIFLKNGRFILDEMHNVDG, from the coding sequence GTGGATCTGCACATACATAGCATGTACTCGGATGGTGCTGCAAGCATCGATGAAATTGCGAGAAAAGCGAAGGAGAGGAATTTGAAAATAATCGCCATTGTAGACCACTCAGTTGAACATCCGAAGGGTCTGAATGAAAGGAAGGCGAGAAAAAGGAAGATCGAAATAGAACAGGCTGAATCGAAATACGGAATCAGGATTCTTGACGGAGTGGAATGTGGCATTCTGGAAGACGGGAAGATAATCCTGCCAAAACATGATTTTGAGCTCGTGATAGCGTCAGTCCACTCGATTGTGCCTCAAAAAGAGATGTACAGGAGGCTGAAGAGAGCTATTGAAGAATACGATTTCCACATCCTCGGCCATCTTCACGCCGGCATATTCTCGCTTGATGGGAGAGCTGAGGAATACGATCTCGAGATACTTGATTTGTTGGAAGAGACGGGGAAAGCCCTTGAACTGAATACACACCACAGCGCACCACCGGAGGAAACCCTGAAACTCTGCCTCAGCAGAAAGATCACATACTCCTTCGGAAGTGATGCCCACACGGTCTCGAGAGTTGGAGACCTTGACCACGCGAAAAGGATGGCAAAGATTTTTCTGAAAAATGGTAGATTTATACTGGATGAGATGCATAACGTTGACGGTTGA
- a CDS encoding NUDIX domain-containing protein, with the protein MRCITLTVDAIIPYGNGIVLVKRKNEPFKGSYALPGGIVEYGESVERAVIRETKEETGLDVVVEKLVGVYSDPDRDPRGHFVSICFLTRVVGGELKAGSDAREVKIFKLNELPELAFDHSKMIEDAGVMIRGILSEV; encoded by the coding sequence ATGAGATGCATAACGTTGACGGTTGATGCCATAATACCATACGGGAATGGAATAGTGCTTGTAAAAAGAAAAAACGAGCCATTCAAGGGCAGTTATGCTCTGCCCGGCGGGATCGTGGAATATGGAGAAAGCGTTGAGAGAGCAGTAATCAGAGAAACAAAGGAGGAGACCGGCCTCGACGTTGTGGTTGAAAAACTCGTGGGTGTGTATTCCGATCCGGACAGGGACCCGAGGGGGCATTTTGTCAGCATTTGCTTTCTGACCAGGGTCGTGGGAGGTGAGCTGAAAGCCGGAAGCGATGCGAGGGAGGTAAAGATATTTAAATTGAATGAACTTCCTGAACTTGCATTTGACCATTCAAAAATGATTGAAGATGCTGGGGTGATGATCCGTGGAATTCTGTCCGAAGTGTAA
- a CDS encoding transcription factor S, translating to MEFCPKCKSIMIYQGDKAVCRKCGYEKEADDSINLVTVAKRKEDEIPVIEGENVKTLPTTNAICPACGHREAYWWLRQLRAADESEVRFFRCTKCGKTWREYD from the coding sequence GTGGAATTCTGTCCGAAGTGTAAAAGCATAATGATATATCAGGGAGATAAGGCGGTTTGCAGAAAATGCGGTTATGAAAAGGAAGCAGATGATAGCATTAACCTCGTCACGGTTGCAAAAAGGAAAGAAGACGAAATACCAGTTATAGAAGGGGAGAACGTCAAGACCCTGCCCACAACGAATGCGATCTGTCCTGCGTGCGGACACAGAGAAGCTTACTGGTGGCTGAGACAGTTGAGAGCGGCAGATGAGAGCGAAGTGAGGTTTTTCAGGTGTACAAAATGCGGAAAAACCTGGAGGGAGTATGACTGA
- a CDS encoding DUF502 domain-containing protein, whose translation MERLRRMFITGVVIFLPLAATFLIIYWAVGFVEDFLRPFASKSPYYFPGMSLVILALVILGLGFVGTRTFGQRMIDVFEGWIKKIPLIRTIYVGTKEALRTLLQSDIERLKGVVLVEYPRKGMYALGFTSGTKISQACESTGKKLVNVFVPTSPNPTSGFVILVPEEELVYLDMSVEDAMKVIISGGFSQ comes from the coding sequence ATGGAAAGGTTGAGGAGGATGTTCATAACCGGCGTTGTGATATTTCTCCCTCTGGCGGCAACTTTTCTGATAATATACTGGGCAGTTGGCTTTGTTGAGGATTTTCTGAGACCGTTCGCGTCCAAAAGCCCCTATTACTTTCCGGGGATGAGTCTTGTTATTCTCGCTTTAGTGATTCTTGGTCTTGGCTTCGTTGGAACGAGGACCTTTGGTCAGAGAATGATTGATGTTTTCGAAGGCTGGATAAAAAAGATCCCCCTGATCAGAACGATCTATGTTGGAACAAAAGAAGCACTCAGAACGCTATTGCAGTCTGACATAGAAAGGCTGAAGGGCGTGGTACTCGTGGAATACCCGAGGAAGGGGATGTATGCTCTCGGATTCACTTCGGGAACGAAGATATCTCAGGCCTGTGAGAGCACGGGAAAAAAGCTTGTGAATGTATTCGTTCCAACGTCTCCCAATCCGACCTCGGGTTTTGTGATACTCGTTCCCGAGGAGGAGCTTGTCTATCTGGACATGAGCGTCGAGGATGCGATGAAGGTAATAATATCTGGAGGGTTCAGCCAGTAG
- a CDS encoding UbiA family prenyltransferase, which yields MISEIFRCSIRPFNIIFPFPILPLVVAIFAGDIQSIWKPVLFTFLYYPANNLWNHINDAEDDFNAGKDTPLINEQVRKLAIWISTLFYLCSFTFLLFFSNYKYSILIYLVIFTATFLYSDNLLTHLRLKKHYLGEFFVYIVAVPTYVILMYSILKPPDLTTLKLVLLFTPIMISTLFIKDLKDISADKLAGLNTFAVRFHYKTLLKLFYFSLIVYFVLEFIVFWKDILQVAVLPLTIVIYSILKLYKENWEISHKSVEYIQYSIMSGILSLLIILLIKSFMLITLF from the coding sequence ATGATTTCCGAAATATTTAGATGTTCTATCCGCCCATTTAATATAATATTCCCATTTCCCATACTTCCACTAGTAGTTGCAATTTTTGCAGGGGACATCCAGAGTATATGGAAACCAGTACTATTCACTTTTCTTTATTATCCAGCCAATAATCTGTGGAACCACATTAACGATGCAGAAGACGACTTCAACGCAGGAAAAGATACACCACTAATCAATGAGCAAGTTAGAAAACTTGCGATATGGATATCCACACTATTTTACTTGTGCTCTTTCACATTCCTTCTTTTTTTTTCAAATTACAAATACTCTATTTTAATATACCTCGTTATATTTACAGCAACGTTCCTCTACTCAGACAATCTTCTAACACATTTAAGACTTAAAAAACATTACTTAGGCGAGTTTTTTGTGTATATCGTTGCAGTCCCGACTTACGTAATTCTGATGTATTCAATATTAAAGCCACCAGATTTGACCACTCTAAAACTCGTTTTACTATTTACACCAATTATGATTTCAACACTTTTCATAAAAGACCTCAAAGATATCTCAGCAGATAAATTAGCGGGCCTAAACACTTTTGCAGTGAGATTTCATTATAAGACTTTACTAAAATTATTCTATTTTTCATTGATAGTCTATTTCGTACTAGAGTTCATAGTATTCTGGAAAGATATATTGCAGGTCGCAGTTTTACCCTTAACAATTGTGATTTATTCTATTCTGAAGCTATATAAAGAAAACTGGGAGATTTCTCATAAATCTGTAGAATACATTCAGTACTCTATCATGTCGGGGATTCTTTCGTTACTAATAATTCTTTTAATCAAATCATTCATGTTAATTACCCTATTCTAA